Proteins encoded together in one Anaerobaca lacustris window:
- a CDS encoding LamG domain-containing protein encodes MCRKTVVLMLALLVLGVAAEGWAAELAHRWSFNGDLSDSIGGRDAVIVDLGANNAVLSDNEVTLTGGAKGSSDYIDLPDGIVSSLGDFVTFEAWATQISVQNWSRIFDFGTSTAHNVFMSWTSGTTLTADRVEWLGPNGSNTLDNTNAPYTLGVQYHIVCVFDEGLVTWYTAPADSDSIGDAKGSFQSANRLSTLADTNVWLGRSQWEDSTANASFNEVRLWKGALTRAEIDKLHRMGPDGFNPNVAYDPSPADKATDVPRDVALAWSAGESAATHDVYFGGSAEDIEAAERGNPMGVLASQGQAGTMYTPPARLDFEQTYYWRVDEIASDNTIFRGDLWSFTAEPFVYPIANVVATTSAVNVEPGTGPENTVNGSGLDADDKHSINAADMWLGQPAEPGETVWIQFEFDGVYKVHEMLVWNYNVMFELMLGFGLKDVTVEYSTDGAEWATLGDFEFARGTARAGYAANTTVDFQGLAVKYVRLTVNSGYGMLGQYGLSEVRFLHTPVQAREPKPASEATDVQIDAVLTWRGGREAASHEVYLGTDEAAVAPDAAPVATTGVGRYNPAGLMLDTTYYWRVDEVNDVEAIDRWEGLVWTFSTQEFVIVDNFESYTDDVEAGEAIFDTWLDGWVNGTGSTVGYMNSPFAEQTVVNSGRQSMPLFYEGDSRADFTMDAQDWTAGGATTLVLFFRGAADNGAGQLYVTVNGTKVTYPGVLTSPVWKQWNIDLASIGTNLTNVRTFSIGVDGSGSGLLRIDDIRLYREAPEPIVPADPGTAGLVAYYMMDGNVQDSSGNNRHGTPFNDPPFAQAPAGFGQAIQFDGFADYVELPIGSLIASLRSVTFSTRILFDGTGATWQRAFDFGTGATAYMFLSPNNGATNSPRFAITTSAGGGESIVTAPAGLTPGQWHHIAVVIDADSMMLTLYVDGQAVDSTVTGTVPADLGQTTQNWLARSQYAADPYFAGSLDEFRIYNRALSAGEVSYLAGDR; translated from the coding sequence ATGTGTAGAAAAACGGTGGTCTTGATGCTGGCCCTGCTTGTGCTGGGCGTGGCGGCCGAGGGCTGGGCGGCCGAATTGGCGCATCGCTGGAGCTTCAACGGGGACCTGAGCGACTCGATTGGAGGGCGGGACGCCGTGATCGTGGACCTGGGCGCCAACAACGCCGTCCTGTCCGACAACGAGGTCACCCTGACCGGCGGCGCCAAGGGCAGCAGCGACTACATCGACCTGCCCGACGGCATCGTCAGCAGCCTGGGTGATTTCGTCACGTTCGAGGCGTGGGCCACGCAGATTTCGGTGCAGAACTGGTCGCGCATCTTCGATTTCGGCACGAGCACGGCGCACAACGTGTTCATGAGCTGGACCAGTGGGACGACGTTGACCGCCGATCGAGTCGAATGGCTCGGTCCGAACGGCAGCAACACGCTGGACAACACCAACGCGCCGTACACGCTGGGTGTGCAATACCACATCGTTTGCGTGTTCGACGAGGGGCTGGTCACGTGGTACACCGCGCCGGCCGACAGCGACAGCATCGGCGATGCCAAGGGATCGTTCCAGTCGGCCAACCGTCTGTCGACGCTGGCCGACACCAACGTCTGGCTGGGCCGCTCGCAATGGGAAGACAGCACCGCCAACGCCAGCTTCAACGAAGTCCGGCTCTGGAAGGGCGCGCTGACACGCGCCGAGATCGACAAGCTTCATCGCATGGGCCCGGATGGATTCAATCCCAACGTCGCCTACGATCCTTCTCCCGCCGACAAGGCGACCGATGTTCCACGCGACGTGGCTCTCGCCTGGAGTGCGGGCGAATCGGCGGCGACGCACGATGTGTACTTCGGCGGCTCGGCCGAGGACATCGAAGCGGCCGAACGGGGCAATCCGATGGGCGTGCTGGCCAGCCAGGGGCAGGCGGGCACGATGTACACGCCGCCGGCTCGTCTGGACTTCGAGCAGACCTACTACTGGCGTGTCGATGAGATCGCGTCGGACAACACGATCTTCCGGGGCGATCTCTGGAGCTTCACGGCCGAACCGTTCGTCTATCCGATCGCCAACGTCGTGGCCACGACCAGCGCCGTGAACGTCGAACCCGGGACTGGACCGGAGAACACCGTTAACGGCTCCGGGCTCGACGCCGACGACAAGCACTCGATCAACGCGGCGGACATGTGGCTGGGCCAGCCGGCCGAACCCGGCGAGACGGTGTGGATTCAGTTTGAATTCGACGGCGTCTACAAGGTCCACGAGATGCTCGTCTGGAACTACAACGTCATGTTCGAGCTGATGCTCGGTTTCGGGCTCAAGGACGTGACGGTCGAGTATTCCACCGACGGCGCCGAATGGGCGACGCTGGGCGACTTCGAGTTCGCCCGAGGCACCGCCCGGGCCGGCTATGCCGCCAATACGACGGTGGACTTCCAGGGCCTGGCCGTCAAGTATGTCCGTCTGACGGTCAACAGCGGCTACGGCATGCTGGGTCAGTACGGTCTCAGCGAGGTCCGCTTCCTGCACACCCCCGTCCAAGCCCGTGAGCCCAAGCCGGCCTCCGAGGCGACGGACGTGCAGATCGACGCCGTGCTGACCTGGCGTGGCGGTCGCGAGGCGGCCTCTCACGAGGTGTACCTCGGCACGGATGAGGCGGCGGTCGCCCCCGATGCGGCGCCGGTCGCCACCACCGGTGTGGGCCGCTACAATCCTGCCGGCCTGATGTTGGATACGACCTACTACTGGAGAGTCGACGAGGTCAACGACGTTGAGGCCATCGACCGATGGGAGGGTCTGGTCTGGACCTTCTCCACACAGGAGTTCGTCATCGTCGACAACTTCGAGAGCTACACCGACGACGTTGAGGCCGGCGAGGCCATCTTCGACACCTGGCTCGACGGGTGGGTCAACGGGACCGGCTCAACGGTCGGCTACATGAATTCGCCGTTCGCCGAGCAGACGGTGGTCAATAGCGGTCGGCAGTCGATGCCGCTGTTCTACGAGGGCGATTCGCGGGCCGACTTCACGATGGACGCCCAGGACTGGACGGCCGGCGGCGCGACGACGCTGGTGCTGTTCTTCCGCGGCGCCGCCGACAACGGAGCCGGACAGCTCTACGTGACGGTCAACGGCACGAAAGTGACGTATCCGGGCGTGTTGACCAGCCCGGTCTGGAAGCAGTGGAACATCGATCTGGCGTCGATCGGGACGAACCTGACCAATGTTCGGACGTTCAGCATCGGCGTTGACGGCAGCGGCTCGGGCCTGCTGCGGATCGACGACATTCGTCTGTATCGGGAGGCCCCGGAGCCGATCGTTCCGGCCGATCCGGGCACGGCGGGTCTGGTTGCCTATTACATGATGGACGGCAACGTGCAGGACAGCTCGGGCAACAACCGCCACGGCACGCCGTTCAACGATCCGCCCTTCGCCCAGGCCCCGGCCGGGTTCGGCCAGGCGATCCAGTTCGACGGCTTCGCCGATTATGTCGAGCTGCCGATCGGCTCGCTGATCGCCTCGCTGCGAAGCGTGACGTTCTCGACGCGGATCCTGTTCGACGGGACGGGCGCCACTTGGCAGCGGGCCTTCGACTTCGGGACCGGCGCGACCGCCTACATGTTCCTGAGCCCGAACAACGGGGCGACGAACAGTCCGCGTTTCGCTATTACGACCAGCGCCGGCGGCGGCGAGTCGATCGTGACGGCGCCGGCGGGTCTGACGCCGGGACAATGGCACCACATCGCGGTGGTGATCGACGCCGACAGCATGATGCTGACGCTGTACGTCGATGGCCAGGCGGTCGACAGCACCGTGACCGGGACGGTTCCGGCGGACCTGGGCCAGACGACGCAGAACTGGCTGGCCCGGTCGCAATACGCGGCCGATCCGTACTTTGCCGGCTCGCTCGATGAGTTCCGGATCTACAACCGCGCTTTGTCGGCCGGCGAGGTCAGCTACCTGGCCGGCGACCGCTGA